CGGTTCGGCTCATCGTTCGCCCTGCCCCGTGGGAACAACTTTCGAAGGATTCGGGATTGCCCTTGCCGCGCACAATATAGGAACGGGTCCCCATCGAACCGGGGATGATGCCCATTTCCCCCTTGCGCGCTCGAATCGCTCCTTTGCGCGTCACATACACTTCTTTGTCATAATGCCGCTCAACAGACACGTAGTTATGATGGCAATTGATGTTTTCGCCACGCGTCTCCAGCTTGGGGATTGCGTGTTTCACATTTTTCACAATCGACGCCATCATCGCCTTCCGATTCTCGCTGGCATAGTCCTGCGCCCAGGCGATGGCGTTAACGTATTCCGCAAACTTCGCGGAATCTTTCGTGAAATAGGACAGGTTCTTATCCGGCAGACGCGCGCCCTGTTTCTCCATTTCTTTTTTAGCTTGAGCGATGAAGTGCATGCCGATCATATTGCCGATACCCCGACTGCCGGAGTGCAACATGAACCAGACACGATCTTCTTTATCCAGACAAATTTCTATGAAATGGTTGCCCGAACCCAGCGTGCCCATTTGTTGCGCCCAGCGTTTCGACTTCGCTTTATCGCCAATCCCTTTCAAATTTGAAAAAGTCAGGCTCATGGACCTCAGCGCCTCATCCAGCCAGGGGAATTTATCCACGGGAACATTTCGGTGCGCGCCGCCCGCGCCAAGAGGAATATCCCGTTCAATAGAATGACGAATCTCGCGCAGGGAATCTGGCAAATCCTGAGAACTGAGATTCGTCTCCACCGCCATCATGCCACAGCCGATGTCCACACCCACCGCCGCAGGAACAATGGCGTCGATAGTGGGGATCACCGAGCCGATGGTCGCACCCATGCCCCAATGCACGTCCGGCATGACCGCGATCCATTGATGCACGATGCCTTCAGGCAATTTGGACATATTGATCAATTGTTCCATCGCGCCCGAATCCACGTCGTCTGTCCAGATTTTCACCGGAACCCGACCTTGTTGAATGACCTGCTTCACTGCTTTCTCCATGCATTAATTGCTTCAATTATTTTAACTGAAAAAACGAATCATCACCTGAACAGGGATCGGTATCGCCCGATAAAAAACGGCGCCTCCCCGCCAGGGGAAGACGCCGCTCGATCAAATCTTAATCAATCTATTCTTTGACTTTTCCGTGCGTGGCTTCCCAATGCCCGACGGATTGTGGAATGCCCACCGTGCCGTCCGGGATCGGAGCGCCTTCCGGCCATAGGTGAAAAATGATGCCGTCGGTGTTACCCACATACTCCGCCAGTTTCTTTTGCTCTTCCGGGTCGCTGGGGTGATGAATGGCCACTCGACCCGTCGCAATTTCTTCCGCATGGTCGTGCCAGTTTTTCTTGTGCGACCATTCAGGAATCACCTTGCGCGCCAGTTCTTTCGAAACCATGTACTCCACTTCTGTCATGCGCGCGTTGGGGTCCGTGGACTCAAAGAGAATGCACTGAATGATATCCTTGTTGATCGGCTTGCAATAATGATGAAACGGCCCAACAACCTCGCCGTTCATCACATGCGGCGCCGAAACATGAATGGTGTAGCCGTCCAGAG
This window of the Candidatus Nitrohelix vancouverensis genome carries:
- a CDS encoding OBAP family protein; its protein translation is MSKAIAKTVTGAMAALLLMWSPVQAAPASPLDGYTIHVSAPHVMNGEVVGPFHHYCKPINKDIIQCILFESTDPNARMTEVEYMVSKELARKVIPEWSHKKNWHDHAEEIATGRVAIHHPSDPEEQKKLAEYVGNTDGIIFHLWPEGAPIPDGTVGIPQSVGHWEATHGKVKE
- a CDS encoding RtcB family protein gives rise to the protein MEKAVKQVIQQGRVPVKIWTDDVDSGAMEQLINMSKLPEGIVHQWIAVMPDVHWGMGATIGSVIPTIDAIVPAAVGVDIGCGMMAVETNLSSQDLPDSLREIRHSIERDIPLGAGGAHRNVPVDKFPWLDEALRSMSLTFSNLKGIGDKAKSKRWAQQMGTLGSGNHFIEICLDKEDRVWFMLHSGSRGIGNMIGMHFIAQAKKEMEKQGARLPDKNLSYFTKDSAKFAEYVNAIAWAQDYASENRKAMMASIVKNVKHAIPKLETRGENINCHHNYVSVERHYDKEVYVTRKGAIRARKGEMGIIPGSMGTRSYIVRGKGNPESFESCSHGAGRTMSRTAARKRFSEKDLAASMERIEYNHRKSIIDEIPSAYKDIDQVMAAQTDLVDIVHELRQVVSIKGD